The genomic stretch AAGCACAGGATCGCCATTATCAACAACGCCTATAGTTACTTCGTAATCGTTGTCACCATTTGCGTCTGCGGGCGAGGCAAAAGCTTGGGCGGACTTAAAGCTCAATACTTTGCTCGTAGAATTCAAATTGAAGAGGTCGGCATCGGCTCCCCCTGTAATAGAGAATGTCATGGTATCACCCGAGTCTTGATCGGTTGCCATCAATGTTGTTAAAACAACTGTCCCTTCTTCAACAATGATAGTAGCTGTATCTCCGCCACCATTGCTAACAATCACCGGCGGATCATTTACATCTAACTCCAGCACATTTACCGTGATGGTCTGCGTATCCAAACCGCCGTTTTGGTCTGAAACTTGAACAATTACCTCATAGGAATTATCAGCTCCAAAAACAGGCACCGATTTAAAAGTCAATACACCGGTATTTGGATCGATATCAAACAGCGAATCATCTGCACCTCCTTCGATTGAAAATACCAACTTGTCAGCTGGAAAATCAGTATCCGACGCTGTAACGGTTGTGACTCCCGTTTGATTCTGGGTCGTCTCAATCGAAGCAGTCTCCCCACCTCCATCACTGGTAATTGCCGGATCTTCGTTCCCTGCTGTTCCGATTTGAACGATATGAAATGGGAGTGGGTAGGCAGTATAGTTGAAATTACAGATACTGGAATCGTATGTCCGAAAATTTTGAGCACAATCCGTTAGGCTCAAACGAAAGGATAGGAAGTCTCCCCCGAATTCATCGCCGTCCAGCGGAATTTCAAATTTGTAAGTTACGTCGTTGATAGTGCTTCCTTGAGTGGCTCGCTCATCAACAGCTGGATCATCCAGATCATCAGAAAATATCGATTGCCTGGATCCGAAATCGCCGGGCAAGCCATTCAGTAATTCCAGGTTTGCGAACTGTAGGCCAGTGCCAACGTCCGTGATACGCAGGCATACATTCAATGTGGCAGCATTTCCCACTAATAATTTCCCCGGAGTAACCGTAAGTTCAACAGGTATGGGAGGGGTACAATCCGCTGGACCGGAATTGAGGATCGTACAGGATCCTGGGAACTCGACCGGAAACGGAATTTCTTCTGGACCAAAACCGAAGGTGCTGGACAGGCCACATTTGTTGGTTAATCGGATGCGCCAACAATATTCCCCGGGACTCACACCCTTCGGTAAGGGTACCATAACCCTAAAAATTGGATTAAAATCTGGATCAAGTGACTCAAAATCAAGGTTCTCAATAGTAACTGGAACTATCTGATCTGCCATGCCCTTGGGGCTCAACAGTTCAACGGAATTAGGAAACCGGCCGAATCCAAAACTGCTTCCAAATCCAAGGTCCATGCCGCTTTCAGGATCGCTGGCCTGAAAAGTCAAAGTGACATAGCCGTTCGCTTCGACAAAATCAAAACTGCAATCGACACT from Verrucomicrobiota bacterium encodes the following:
- a CDS encoding cadherin domain-containing protein — its product is MVCDIFGQEVFYDIGDICLYGETEVEVDCIKPDGLWNVLINNGDPVDLRGTEESFPETSVDLWASDVGKGIDSISLTYRAQTGTSSLSAFLSSRDLVEGTHNSGRFSGTTSINRCIAEGIYCLSRVWIRDKAGNTCSFDNEVELNKWLETTDGSIQTKVEIINDRSDILAPIVASPLLFEPATADITSQPVVLNVTVELQDEGCGISFPSISLIHCDDPSAQSLFGFLSLDSGDANSGIWKGQISVPFGTTIGQYAPRLEITDRVQNRAIYGAAFSGSFFFEERLLFPEGSTLKVAVTSQIPKIEDLTPPVLVNGSVDCSFDFVEANGYVTLTFQASDPESGMDLGFGSSFGFGRFPNSVELLSPKGMADQIVPVTIENLDFESLDPDFNPIFRVMVPLPKGVSPGEYCWRIRLTNKCGLSSTFGFGPEEIPFPVEFPGSCTILNSGPADCTPPIPVELTVTPGKLLVGNAATLNVCLRITDVGTGLQFANLELLNGLPGDFGSRQSIFSDDLDDPAVDERATQGSTINDVTYKFEIPLDGDEFGGDFLSFRLSLTDCAQNFRTYDSSICNFNYTAYPLPFHIVQIGTAGNEDPAITSDGGGETASIETTQNQTGVTTVTASDTDFPADKLVFSIEGGADDSLFDIDPNTGVLTFKSVPVFGADNSYEVIVQVSDQNGGLDTQTITVNVLELDVNDPPVIVSNGGGDTATIIVEEGTVVLTTLMATDQDSGDTMTFSITGGADADLFNLNSTSKVLSFKSAQAFASPADANGDNDYEVTIGVVDNGDPVLMDSQAITVRVIKIVVDENEYEAYANEAGGPFPSNASAQQKAIDFDFDGDGQTNGEEFAAGTNPNDADDYFRSMVGYDPVQGFKIVFFPYFPDLNEYTLMSAFEGPNNDESTSLNISAQPFDGDPMMGCFVVPPSTGSLENLILFINTLKVSL